The Acidobacteriota bacterium region GAGCTGGTCCCGCACAAGCGCAAATAAGACCCCGCCGAGGGCTCGGCATGGGCTCCTCGAGCCCCGAGTTCCGGTGCGAAATCGCCTGATTTTTCAGGCCTGAGGTAAGCTCCCCGGGTCGATGAACCGGTTTTCGAGAGCCCAGACCATGAACGAGCCCAACTTCGCCAAGCCGCCGGCCCGGCTGCCCGGCCGGAACGATCCCTGCTGGTGCGGTAGTGGACTGAAGTACAAGAAGTGCCACCTGCGGGAGGACCGCTCGGCGAGCCTCCCCAAAGCACCGCGGCGGGGCGGCATCCGGATCAAGACGGCCGAGGAGATCGCGGGCATTCGGCGCGCCTCACGGCTGACCAAGAAGATTCTCGACGAGGTTGGCGAACGGGTCGTCCCGGGGGTGACAACCGGCGAGATCGACCGCTGGATTCACCAGGTCACCCAGGACCACAAAGCGATTCCGGCACCCCTCGGCTACAAGGGCTTCCCGAAGAGTTCGTGCATCTCGATCAACGAAGTGGTGTGCCACGGCATCCCCGGCAGCCGCGAGTTGGTCGAGGGCGACATCGTCAACATCGACGTGACCTCGATCGTCGAGGGCTTCTACGGCGACTCGAGCCGCATGTACGCCGTCGGCGAGATCAGCGACGACGCCCGTCGCCTGGTCGACACCGCCAAGGAGTGCCTCGACCGCGGCATCGCGCAGATCCGGCCGGGAGCCCACATCGGCGATATCGGGGCGGCCATCCA contains the following coding sequences:
- the map gene encoding type I methionyl aminopeptidase gives rise to the protein MNEPNFAKPPARLPGRNDPCWCGSGLKYKKCHLREDRSASLPKAPRRGGIRIKTAEEIAGIRRASRLTKKILDEVGERVVPGVTTGEIDRWIHQVTQDHKAIPAPLGYKGFPKSSCISINEVVCHGIPGSRELVEGDIVNIDVTSIVEGFYGDSSRMYAVGEISDDARRLVDTAKECLDRGIAQIRPGAHIGDIGAAIQELAEGRGYSVVQAFGGHGTGLSFHEDPFVPHYGRRGQGVELAAGMVFTVEPMINAGTWKVKVLDDGWTAVTLDGSLSAQWEHTLVVTDSGVDLLTG